A stretch of the Fusobacterium varium genome encodes the following:
- the ackA gene encoding acetate kinase, with translation MKVLVINCGSSSLKYQLMNPETKEVFAKGLCERIGIDGSRMEYEVPAKDFEIEIKKPMPTHKEALELVINAIVDKEHGVIASVEEVGAIGHRMVHGGETFASSVLLNEEVMKAVEENNDLAPLHNPANLMGVRTCMALMPGKPNVGVFDTAFHQTMPAKAYMYALPYEDYKELKVRKYGFHGTSHLYVSETMREIMGNPEHSKIIVCHLGNGASMSAVVDGKCVDTSMGLTPLQGLMMGTRCGDIDPAAVLFIKNKRGLTDKEMDNRLNKESGILGIYGKSSDCRDMENGVAEGDERAILAEEMFIYKIKSYIGAYAAAMGGVDAICFAGGIGENAAGIREAVISGLEFMGAKIDKEVNSVRKKGNVKLSTEDSKVLVYKIPTNEELVIARDTYKIVAGK, from the coding sequence ATGAAAGTTTTAGTAATAAACTGTGGAAGTTCATCATTAAAATATCAATTAATGAATCCAGAAACTAAAGAAGTATTTGCAAAAGGACTTTGTGAAAGAATTGGAATAGATGGTTCTAGAATGGAGTATGAAGTACCTGCTAAAGATTTTGAAATTGAAATAAAAAAACCTATGCCTACTCATAAAGAAGCATTAGAATTAGTAATTAATGCTATAGTTGATAAAGAACATGGAGTTATTGCTTCTGTTGAAGAAGTTGGAGCTATTGGACATAGAATGGTTCATGGTGGAGAAACATTTGCTTCATCTGTATTATTAAATGAAGAAGTTATGAAAGCTGTTGAAGAAAACAATGATCTTGCACCTTTACATAACCCAGCTAACTTAATGGGGGTTAGAACATGTATGGCTCTTATGCCTGGTAAACCTAATGTAGGAGTTTTTGATACTGCATTCCATCAAACAATGCCAGCTAAAGCATATATGTATGCTTTACCATATGAAGATTATAAAGAACTAAAAGTTAGAAAATATGGATTCCATGGAACATCTCATCTTTATGTTTCTGAAACTATGAGAGAAATCATGGGAAATCCTGAACATTCAAAAATTATTGTTTGCCATTTGGGAAATGGTGCATCTATGTCTGCTGTAGTAGATGGAAAATGTGTGGACACTTCAATGGGACTTACTCCTTTACAAGGACTTATGATGGGAACTAGATGTGGAGATATCGACCCTGCTGCTGTTCTATTTATCAAAAATAAAAGAGGATTAACTGATAAAGAAATGGATAACAGATTAAACAAAGAATCTGGAATATTGGGAATCTATGGAAAATCTTCTGACTGCAGAGATATGGAAAATGGTGTAGCTGAAGGAGATGAAAGAGCTATACTTGCTGAAGAAATGTTCATCTATAAAATCAAATCTTACATAGGAGCTTATGCTGCTGCTATGGGTGGAGTAGATGCTATCTGCTTTGCTGGAGGAATTGGAGAAAATGCTGCTGGAATAAGAGAAGCTGTAATCAGTGGACTTGAATTTATGGGAGCAAAAATTGATAAAGAAGTTAACTCTGTTAGAAAAAAAGGAAATGTAAAACTTTCTACTGAAGATTCTAAAGTTTTAGTTTATAAAATACCTACAAATGAAGAGCTTGTAATAGCTAGAGATACTTATAAAATTGTTGCAGGAAAATAA
- the ftsY gene encoding signal recognition particle-docking protein FtsY, with product MSFFSKLFKKDKNEEDKSNVTVAGVEISEILEDNKEKTEVEIKDEISKTIFEEREEIISEKDPEIKKEEESKGFFTSLKDKLFKSREGLFGKLKSFILGRSVIDFEMYEELEDILIQSDIGMDMTVKIVGALEKEVKKRGIKDPKDIYPVLKEVMEGFLIKEGNDIVIEEGKLNVILVVGVNGVGKTTTIGKLASKFIKDGKKVILGAGDTFRAAAIEQLEEWAKRSGAEIVKSTQGSDPGAVVFDTLTAAESRGADIAIIDTAGRLHNKNNLMKELEKIHNIIKKKLGDQHYESILVIDGTTGQNGLSQAKVFNEVTDLTGFIITKLDGTAKGGIVFSISEEIKKPIKFIGVGEKIEDLRKFDAKEYIQAIFD from the coding sequence ATGAGTTTTTTCAGCAAACTTTTTAAAAAAGATAAGAATGAAGAAGATAAAAGCAATGTTACTGTTGCTGGTGTCGAAATCTCTGAAATTCTTGAAGATAATAAAGAGAAAACAGAAGTTGAAATAAAAGATGAAATATCTAAAACTATTTTTGAGGAAAGAGAAGAAATTATTTCTGAAAAAGATCCAGAAATAAAAAAAGAAGAGGAAAGCAAAGGTTTTTTTACTTCCCTCAAAGATAAACTTTTCAAATCCAGAGAAGGATTATTTGGAAAATTAAAATCTTTTATTTTAGGGAGAAGCGTAATAGACTTTGAAATGTATGAAGAATTAGAAGATATTTTAATTCAGTCAGATATTGGCATGGATATGACAGTCAAAATAGTTGGTGCTTTAGAAAAAGAAGTTAAAAAAAGGGGTATAAAGGATCCTAAAGATATTTATCCTGTTTTAAAAGAAGTTATGGAAGGATTCCTTATTAAAGAAGGAAATGATATAGTAATAGAAGAGGGTAAACTTAATGTTATTCTTGTGGTTGGTGTAAATGGAGTAGGAAAAACTACTACCATTGGTAAACTTGCTTCTAAATTTATAAAAGATGGTAAAAAAGTTATTTTAGGTGCTGGAGATACATTTAGAGCTGCTGCAATTGAACAATTAGAGGAATGGGCAAAAAGATCTGGTGCTGAAATAGTAAAAAGTACTCAAGGTTCTGATCCTGGAGCTGTTGTCTTTGATACACTTACTGCTGCTGAATCAAGAGGAGCAGATATAGCTATCATAGATACTGCTGGAAGGCTTCATAATAAAAACAACTTAATGAAGGAATTAGAAAAAATCCACAATATCATTAAGAAAAAATTAGGTGATCAGCATTATGAATCTATTCTAGTAATAGATGGTACCACTGGTCAGAATGGACTTTCACAAGCAAAAGTTTTCAATGAAGTAACTGATTTAACTGGTTTCATAATAACTAAATTAGACGGAACTGCTAAAGGGGGGATTGTGTTCAGTATATCTGAAGAAATTAAAAAACCAATTAAGTTTATAGGAGTAGGCGAAAAAATTGAAGATTTAAGGAAGTTTGATGCAAAAGAATATATACAAGCTATATTTGACTAA
- a CDS encoding ATP-dependent protease, which translates to MIRATTIIAVKKDGKVAVAGDGQVTFGEVVFKGNAKKIRKIGDYEVLAGFAGAAADAFALMDKFENKLDEFGGNLKKASVELAKDWRTDKALRVLDAMLIVADKNMILILSGNGDVIEPDGDVAAIGSGGNYAYAAARALIRNNKEMSAEEIAVEAMEIAGEMCIYTNLNIVYDVLS; encoded by the coding sequence ATGATAAGAGCTACTACAATTATAGCAGTAAAAAAAGATGGAAAAGTTGCTGTTGCTGGTGATGGACAAGTCACTTTTGGAGAAGTAGTATTTAAAGGTAACGCAAAAAAAATACGTAAAATTGGCGATTATGAAGTTTTAGCTGGATTTGCTGGAGCTGCTGCTGATGCTTTTGCATTGATGGATAAATTTGAAAACAAATTGGATGAATTTGGAGGTAACTTAAAAAAAGCCTCTGTTGAGCTTGCAAAAGATTGGAGAACTGACAAAGCTTTAAGAGTTTTGGATGCTATGCTTATTGTAGCTGATAAAAATATGATTTTAATTCTTTCAGGTAATGGAGATGTTATAGAACCAGATGGAGATGTAGCAGCTATTGGCAGTGGAGGGAATTATGCTTATGCTGCGGCTAGAGCTCTTATAAGGAATAATAAAGAAATGTCTGCTGAAGAAATAGCAGTTGAAGCTATGGAAATAGCTGGTGAAATGTGTATTTATACCAATTTAAATATAGTTTATGATGTACTAAGTTAA
- a CDS encoding phosphotransacetylase, producing MSFLVKIREKARTVGKTVVLPEGEDERVVTAAAKIVELGVAKPVVLGIRADMERVANDLGISLKGVDIIEIANSPKLDEYATKFAELRAKKGMTFEKAKEIMSTDPNFYGAMMVKLKDADAMVSGSDSPTADVLRAGLQIIGTKPGIKTVSSMFVMELTERQETYGEVLLFGDCSVIPVPTSEQLADIAEASVITAKNVVGMEGKVALMTFSTKGSANHPDIDVVKEAGNILKERGVTFPYEAEIQADAAIVKSVAMKKCPESKVAGSANILVFPNLAAGNIGYKLVQRLAGANAYGPLIQGLASPINDLSRGCSVDDIVNLVAITAVQAAE from the coding sequence TTGAGTTTTTTGGTTAAAATAAGAGAAAAAGCAAGAACAGTTGGTAAAACAGTTGTATTACCAGAAGGAGAAGATGAAAGAGTAGTTACTGCTGCAGCTAAAATAGTTGAATTAGGAGTTGCTAAACCTGTTGTTTTAGGAATTAGAGCAGATATGGAAAGAGTTGCTAATGATTTAGGAATATCTCTAAAAGGTGTAGATATTATTGAGATCGCTAATTCTCCAAAATTAGACGAATATGCAACTAAATTTGCTGAATTAAGAGCAAAAAAAGGAATGACTTTTGAAAAAGCTAAAGAAATTATGTCTACTGACCCTAACTTCTATGGTGCTATGATGGTAAAATTAAAAGATGCTGATGCTATGGTATCTGGATCAGATTCACCTACAGCTGATGTATTAAGAGCTGGATTACAAATCATTGGAACTAAACCTGGAATAAAAACTGTTTCTTCTATGTTTGTTATGGAACTTACAGAAAGACAAGAAACTTATGGTGAAGTTTTACTATTTGGAGATTGTTCAGTTATCCCAGTTCCAACTTCTGAACAATTGGCAGATATTGCTGAAGCTTCAGTTATTACTGCTAAAAATGTAGTAGGTATGGAAGGAAAAGTTGCTTTAATGACTTTCTCAACTAAAGGTTCTGCAAATCATCCTGATATTGATGTAGTAAAAGAAGCTGGAAATATTCTAAAAGAAAGAGGAGTTACATTCCCTTATGAAGCTGAAATCCAAGCTGATGCTGCTATCGTTAAATCAGTAGCAATGAAAAAATGTCCTGAATCTAAAGTGGCAGGAAGTGCTAATATATTAGTGTTCCCTAACCTTGCAGCTGGAAATATTGGATACAAATTAGTTCAAAGATTGGCTGGTGCCAATGCATATGGTCCATTAATTCAAGGACTTGCATCTCCTATCAATGACTTATCAAGAGGATGTTCAGTAGATGACATCGTAAACCTAGTAGCAATTACAGCAGTTCAAGCAGCTGAATAA
- a CDS encoding GTP-binding protein encodes MGKKCIGCGIELQSEDANKNGYLPEGKLQENGEHYCQRCFKIKNYGKYMPVRLNKDDYRKEVQEAMQYSKLAIAVFDIIDFEGSFDDEILDVLREMDSIVVINKLDLIPDDKHPSEVSDWVKDRLAEEGIAPLDIAIVSSKNGYGINGIFKKIKHFFPDGVEAIVLGVTNVGKSSIVNRLLGAKKVTVSKYPGTTLKSVKNQIPHTNIVLVDTPGLIPEGRISDLVCEECNLKMVPSGEISRKTFKVKKGRALLIGELLWFKVLNEDDTMPIFSLYAAKDVTFHETNTEKLKELLSSDRKDLLYPPCDNCRPQYKKLEMIKKKVKVQAGEELVFKGLGWISVKRGPLEIEVTLPKEAGIIVRNAFIKPKR; translated from the coding sequence ATGGGCAAAAAATGTATTGGATGTGGAATCGAATTACAAAGTGAAGATGCTAATAAAAATGGATATTTACCTGAAGGAAAACTTCAAGAAAATGGTGAACATTACTGTCAAAGATGTTTCAAAATAAAGAATTATGGTAAATATATGCCTGTAAGATTGAACAAAGATGACTATAGAAAAGAAGTACAGGAAGCTATGCAATACTCTAAATTAGCTATAGCAGTATTTGATATAATAGATTTTGAAGGTTCTTTTGATGATGAAATACTTGATGTTCTAAGAGAAATGGATTCTATTGTAGTTATTAATAAATTGGATCTTATTCCTGATGATAAACATCCCTCTGAAGTATCTGACTGGGTAAAAGACAGACTAGCAGAAGAAGGAATAGCTCCTCTTGACATCGCAATTGTGAGCAGTAAAAATGGTTATGGAATAAACGGTATATTTAAAAAAATAAAGCATTTCTTTCCTGATGGAGTAGAAGCAATAGTTCTTGGTGTCACTAATGTTGGAAAATCAAGTATTGTCAATAGACTCTTAGGAGCTAAAAAAGTAACTGTTTCCAAATATCCAGGTACTACACTTAAAAGTGTAAAAAACCAGATCCCTCATACAAATATTGTATTAGTTGATACTCCTGGACTTATTCCAGAAGGACGTATTTCAGATCTAGTATGTGAAGAATGCAACTTAAAAATGGTTCCTTCAGGTGAAATATCCAGAAAAACTTTTAAAGTAAAAAAAGGCAGAGCTCTTTTAATTGGAGAATTATTGTGGTTTAAGGTTTTAAATGAAGATGATACTATGCCTATTTTCTCTCTTTATGCTGCGAAAGATGTAACTTTCCATGAAACAAATACAGAAAAATTAAAAGAACTTTTATCTTCTGACAGAAAAGATCTGCTTTATCCGCCATGTGATAATTGCAGACCTCAATATAAAAAGTTAGAAATGATAAAGAAAAAAGTAAAAGTACAAGCTGGAGAAGAATTAGTATTTAAGGGACTAGGATGGATATCTGTAAAAAGAGGGCCATTGGAGATTGAAGTGACTCTTCCTAAAGAAGCTGGAATAATTGTAAGAAATGCTTTTATTAAACCCAAAAGATAA